A single Astyanax mexicanus isolate ESR-SI-001 unplaced genomic scaffold, AstMex3_surface scaffold_33, whole genome shotgun sequence DNA region contains:
- the LOC125789950 gene encoding butyrophilin-like protein 2 → MKILWVILVAFSGLMETMSERFNVVGPAAPLVAETGEDLILPCSLQPNISAEGMMVEWLRTDLTDRLVHLYKDYKDTNNDQIKTYRGRTALFKEELKKGNTSLKLSALQPSDEGTYKCLITSESWYEDFTLRVAINVRLKLVGAAAPLVAEAGEDLVLPCSLQPSISAEGMIVEWSRQHETDTLVHLYEDYKDRNGDQMESYRGRTALFKEELKKGNASLILSALQPSDDGAYKCLIRSFGWYDDVTLYVEVKGKGFHGWKIAIICIFVFAVILTAFIAYILKDKYSEKQLSPTQCSVITYMRLHAENPHKELNLRKFRTTDKGYRRLIPAITNCRKAQ, encoded by the exons ATGAAGATTCTCTGGGTGATTCTAGTGGCTTTCTCTGGACTAATGGAGACCATGTCAG AGCGTTTTAATGTAGTGGGTCCAGCTGCTCCTCTTGTTGCTGAAACTGGTGAAGATCTGATTCTGCCCTGTTCTCTTCAGCCCAACATCAGTGCTGAGGGAATGATGGTGGAGTGGCTTAGAACAGATCTGACTGATAGACTGGTCCATCTGTACAAAGATTATAAAGACACAAATAATGATCAGATTAAGACATACAGAGGgagaacagctctgtttaaagaagaactgaagaaaggaaacacCTCCCTGAAACTGTCAGCACTCCAACCTTCTGATGAGGGAACTTACAAGTGTTTAATTACATCTGAATCCTGGTATGAGGACTTTACTCTTCGTGTTGCAATTAATG TACGTTTGAAACTAGTTGGTGCAGCTGCTCCTCTTGTTGCTGAAGCTGGAGAAGATCTGGTTCTGCCCTGTTCTCTCCAACCCAGCATCAGTGCTGAGGGTATGATTGTGGAGTGGTCCAGACAGCATGAGACAGACACGCTAGTTCACCTGTATGAAGATTATAAAGACAGAAATGGAGATCAGATGGAGTCTTACAGAGGgagaacagctctgtttaaagaagaactgaagaaaggaaacgcCTCACTGATACTCTCAGCTCTCCAACCTTCTGATGATGGAGCTTACAAATGTTTGATTAGATCATTTGGCTGGTATGATGATGTGACTCTGTATGTTGAAGTTAAAG GAAAAGGATTTCATGGTTGGAAGATTGCCATtatctgcatttttgtttttgctgttatttTAACTGCCTTTATAGCATACATCTTAAAAG ATAAATACTCTGAAAAGCAGCTCTCTCCTACACAGTGCTCAGTTATAACCTACATGCGTCTCCACGCCGAGAATCCCCACAAAGAGCTGAACCTGAGGAAATTCAGAACAACAGACAAAGGATACAGGAGACTCATTCCAGCTATCACAAACTGCAGGAAGGCTCAGTGA